In Delphinus delphis chromosome 11, mDelDel1.2, whole genome shotgun sequence, one genomic interval encodes:
- the CIMIP4 gene encoding ciliary microtubule inner protein 4 has translation MGEENEEKTCTTTLTRAHLNNSKEGQQDTDPRRTARSPLDTSKFKYQLPVSPQPSMYQGHSPRGSSLGQASLEEIRPPSLKAISQDSPQRDSQPGSLKKESYRPSSRERRASFREGAQPCQGLEEDPNLGAQGQSSSSIPNNIRHKFGSNVVDQLISEEQAQRAIGEALEGQKRASSRPSRIQSPTEITSVFSGYYDLGYNMRSNLFQGAPQEMKSLMKASYTPEVIEKSVRDLQHWHGRKTDDLGRWHRKNAVNMNLQKALDEKEKSKSKNLKL, from the exons ATGGGGGAAGAGAATGAGGAGAAGACCT GTACAACCACTTTGACCAGGGCCCATCTGAACAACAGCAAGGAAGGCCAGCAGGACACGGACCCCCGGAGAACTGCCCGTAGCCCACTGGATACCTCCAAGTTCAAGTACCAGCTCCCAGTCTCCCCACAGCCATCCATGTACCAAGGACACAGCCCCCGAGGCAGCTCCCTCGGGCAGGCCTCCCTGGAGGAGATCCGGCCTCCATCCCTGAAGGCTATCAGCCAGGACTCTCCCCAGAGGGACTCACAGCCGGGGTCCCTGAAGAAGGAGAGCTACAGACCCTCCTCGAGGGAGAGGAGGGCCTCCTTCCGAGAGGGGGCTCAGccgtgccaggggctggaggaagacCCCAACTTGGGGGCACAGGGCCAGAGTAGCAGCAGTATTCCCAACAACATTCGTCACAAGTTTGGGAGCAACGTGGTGGACCAGCTGATCTCCGAAGAGCAG GCTCAAAGGGCCATTGGTGAAGCCTTGGAGGGCCAGAAAAGGGCAAGCTCACGGCCCAGCAGGATCCAGAGTCCCACTGAAATCACCTCCGTCTTTTCAGGCTACTATGATCTGGGCTACAACATGCGGTCAAACTTGTTTCAAG GGGCCCCACAGGAGATGAAGAGCCTCATGAAGGCCTCCTACACCCCTGAGGTGATTGAGAAATCAGTGAGGGACTTACAGCACTGGCATGGCAGGAAGACGGATGATCTGG GACGGTGGCACCGGAAAAATGCGGTGAACATGAACTTGCAGAAAGCACtggatgagaaagaaaagagcaaaagcaAGAACTTGAAGTTGTAG